A stretch of DNA from Polyodon spathula isolate WHYD16114869_AA chromosome 4, ASM1765450v1, whole genome shotgun sequence:
gtaaatgtgttataatagtgacaagtatatatattagatatctgTATATtccattatttccattacatgagagtagatgttgaactttatgctgatttaaactcggctctcaccaagataagcaccaactaagacgtagctttgcagtaaactaatgtgatccgtctgcatctccatccatttgtgttgttttccatctgatgatgtagatatccttctgcctggtgttgattgctgaagtgtaatgctggctccagggatcagctcattttgccttcccagcacatcagcacacataatggctgtgatgctggctccagggatcaacccagtgcggtctccccagcgcatcagcatgataaccgtctggattgagctaagtagggtacatccctggggtcttcaattgggcatcttccatcctctgtgtttcgttgactagccgaTGACACCTcgagagggctcaacagtgattctggtgtcccagcatcacccccccccccccccccatccatccCACGccaactcaacccagcttacttacctgtacatcagcattgctttctttctattgtgcttgagatccccatccagaatctttctatctcaaccacagccagttgctgttcctttctgctgcgtcagataagttcttcactgtgcgacgcaactcttggccactgatcccgacgtctctgagaaaccgggttgtagtgtgccacaaatcctcgacagcccacctccactggataaattcagactctccatccttgctgttccgcttcagcagctagttgagcataccgaagtatGTATATTAGATatctttatatatacagtactgtgcaaatgttttaggcagctgtgaaaaaatgctgtaaagtaagaacgttttcaaaaatagacatgttaatagtttatacttatcaattaacaaaatgcaaagtgagtgaacagaagaaaaatctacatcaaatccatatttggtttgaccaccctttgccttcaaaacagcatcaattcttctaggtacacttgcacaaagtcagggattttgtaggcatatagtcaggtgtatgattaaacaattatgccaaacaggtgctaatgatcatcaattcaatatgtaggttgaaacacaatcattaactgaaacagaaacagctgtgtaggaggaataaaactgggtgaggaacagccaaaagCTAACAAgtaaggttgctgaagacagtttactgtcaaaagtcatacaccatggcaagactgagcacagcaacaatacacaaggtagttatattgcatcagcaaggtctctcccaggcagaaatttcaaggcagacaggggtttccagatgtgctgtccaagctcttttgaagaagcacaaataaacgtgcaacgttgaggactgtagacgcagtggtcggccaaggaaacctactgcagcagatgaaagacacatcatgcttcctttcgcaattggaagatgtccagcaatgccatcagctgagaattggcagaaaacagtgggcccctggtacacccatctactgtccggagaagtctgattagaagtggccttcatggaagacttgctgccaaaaagccatacctctgtcgtggaaacaaggccaagcgactcaactatgcacgaaaacacaggaactggggtgcagaaaaatggcagcaggtgctcaggactgatgagtcaaaatttgaaatatttggctgtagcagaaggcagtttgttcgcctaagggctggagagcggtacataaATGagtgcaggcaacagtgaagcatggtggaggttccttgcaagtttggggctgcatttctgcaaatggagttggggatttggtcagaattaatggtctccacaatgctgagaagtacaggcagatacttatccatcatgcaataccatcagggaggcatctgattggccccaaatttattctgcagcatgacaacgaccccaaacatacagcaaaagtcattaagaactatcatcagcataaagaagaacaaggagtcctggaagtgatggtatggcccccacaaagccctgatctcaacatcatcgagtctgtctgggattacatgaagagagagaagcaactgatgctgcctaaatccacagaagaactgtggttagttctccaagatgtttgggccaacctacctgccgagttccttcaaaaactgtgtgcaagtgtacctagaagaattgatgctgttttgaaggcaaagggtggtcacaccaaatattgatttgatgtagatttttcttctgttcactcactttgcattttgttaataatacattatatttagatAAATCTagtaatcttatatatatatatatatatatatatatatatatatatatatatatatatatataagatatcttTATAATAAACCTCAAAGTTATGCTTGCAATAATGCTATAATCACAGTTGTCTGTATCTGTGAAGAATTACAACTTTTTTATGtagtgtatttgtattatttgtattttttgaaagTTCACTTTGTatacttttatgtttttgtataaatatgtcTAACTGGGGTCCATTTATTGGAGTTGTTATTTATCTGtaattgtatgtgtttgtgtttatacTTTGATGCCTTGATGAAGgtgtgaatttttatttatttatttcttagcagacgcccttatcctgggagatttacagttgttacaaagtatcactgTACTGaaacgtctgttttttttttgtttgttttttaaatacctttatgtaaaaaacaataaaattataaCACTTGAACTAAGTTTGGAGTTCTGTACAATGTTTctgtatatgtaaaatatttggGTGTGAGGCATAcattgttctttgttttgaaatgtttcaaaagctttaaaaataataataaaataaatggttgtcatgtgtttaattgttcatgCTCCTCCGAAGAGTGaatatttcaattctgatttattTAATGAATATAATGACTGTGacaataaactaataaaatactGAAGGAATAAGCAGATTTTTTAACACCTCTGGCCAGTTTAGCCCCGCTATTTAATGATATCATGGCCCTATCCTCCTTTTTAGTATCCTTGGCTGTGAGCCATCGTACGTAATAAGGTATCCCAGGAGCCTTCTCTCCATAGCAACGTCAAGCCGCTTGTTTTGGCAACAAAGAAAGGAAAAGCAAAACGCTCTCAAATTTAAGTTTTACGCTGTCAATTAGCAAATACTGCTGATTTTGTCCACCGGTTTTTAACGCCTGCTTAACATAAGAGGAGATGTATGTCTAACTGATTGTATCTGTTCCACTGGCAAAAGTTTTGGCTTACATTAGAATAGATCAGTTTACTTTGCGTTTGAGTGGTCTTTGCTGGTGACACGATGTTACATACTGGTGCCTCCTTCATCGCTGGAACTAAAGTGGAAAGTAGAAAGCAAGTTGCTCCAGTCATAAAACACATCATCACGGACAGTGATTTAGGAATACGTGAAGtaagtgctattattattattattattattattattattattattattattattattattattatcgcctTTGTCTTTGTAGCTGTTATGAGTAGTTTGTGAATTCTGTCTCCTAGATATAACATCTCAATATAAAGGTAGtgtgaatgtgtttgtataataaataaagtgCTTATTTTGCATCCTGTTATTTTAAGGTACGGTTACATTTTCCTATAGATAACAAATGGTTAATATTTCCAAGTGGCCTATTACTGTGTTGATTATTTCATACAAATTGACTTGAACAGGTAGTTTTGTTGTTTGTACCTCCCTATCTTTTTGCATGTGAAAACTTCTCAAAGTACTGCAATACTACATGAAAGCCtgacatgacaaaaacaaaatttaGGTATGTGATTCAAAACTGATTgtactttcatttaaaacaggGGGTTCCTCTTAAAGCTTTGGACCTCAGCTATGTGACAAGGCTAATAGAAGATCCTTGCTCTGTAAGTATAAATGTGCATATGTGGTATCCCAAGATAAGagttaaaaaggaaaatattgcaaatgtgaaaaacacaaatataatcattttgtaCACAGACAGTTTACGTTGtattaaattccttttttttagtGCAATTTGAAGGAAAGACATCTTAATGTGCTCAAGAAAGTAGTAAAAAGGTATCAAAATGGCATTGTAtcctttaaagaaaatatttttatatgaGAGCAGCTTTACCTCCTTTCTGAGTATTTTTAATGAAGAGATTTAGATTTAGATGTACAGTATGGCTATGTTATACCTACTTCCACTAgtgctactactactaccactacaactaataataaaacatatataaataactgATTTAAACTTTAGCAAAATGTCAGAAGATTGGTGTGTATAAGGTGATAAAGTATGAAGGAATATGCCATCTGGTTCCATGTTTTTGACAACATAAAATAGATTGAAGAAAACCATGGAAAATTATCCACCACCTTTATAATTATGAAGTGACAAATCATATGACTGGGGAAAATATATGCCACTAGTGAATTTGGTGACCCACTTGATTAAGATCTTTTGTTTGCTTCATTCAGAGTTACGTTGATTCAGTGGGGATGCATTAATGATAAAGTGCTTCTTATTTTTGAATAACCTGGTTGACATTATATGTTTCTATACAGAATGTCAAGGAGAATACTTTCTTATAAGAAATAACAAGTATAAGGTTCAAAATAATTTTAGTTTCCAATGATTTTGTTCCAATGAAGTGttatatgaaaaataacattgtttacatttttagtgCTTTTTCTTCATAATTGTGAGTATGTTTCTGGGAACTAAAAATCATTTAAAGTGGGGTCAACTTTAGGGTTATTTAGTTCGAACAAACAGGTAAGAAACGGTTTGATGTAAGGTAAGTGTTTTAGCTATAAACTGTAATTACAGTTTATGGTAAATAAACTATGTTATATTTCggatacatatataaataaagatgttATATTTTGGATACATATTTAATCATACAGCTGCTCAACTTAAGTATTATTTCCCTtaacatattttcaaagcctCTTAAAGATTTGGTAGAATTCTTTAAAATTCTGAATCTCTGTGCAGAAAAAGTCAAGGAGCACCCTGACTACATTTTCCCTCTTTGTGAATTACTTAAATTGTGTGGGTAAGTAGCCATGCCAGTTCCTTATATCAATATTCAATTTGTCCACGTGGGGCACTGGGAGCATgcaaaagtaattgaaaaaaaatccatgtaatgtccattatatatatatatataatatatatatattatatatatacatatatataataatatatatatatatatatatacattttaaatactatacaTATGTACGtcttaataatgttttattagtaCGAAAATCCACGTGTTAACTTGTActttataaatatctatatatatatatatacatatatatatatatatatatatatatatagatatatatatatatgaaactttgacaacttaaaatattttatgaattttataAAATTTCTAAAGGTAAAGATTTCCTTTCCAGGAGAGGAGACTAACTTTGTCCAAATTGTGACCGAATCAATTTCACAAATGGGTATGATTTAAATCATTATGACAGGctctttatatattaaaaaaaaaaattttatttgacagaataaaagaaaacgTTTATTGTATTGGGTAAACATTTGGGGTAagcaaagaaaagcaaaacaggtacataataaaatgttatctttttGCAGGTTTCTTAATGAGAGTGCCAAGTAACCAAGTGAGAATCCAGATCTGTAATTCCATTATTAGTTTTTATAAGCCAAAGACTTCGAAACAGCATGTTGAAGGTAAACAACACCAACCTGCATACCATCTTTGCTTATTGAGTGATAATCAAGAGTATATTTTACACCTATGGCAATTGTCTTCATATGATCAACAGGTACTTGATGTTGCATTGTTGTACCTGTGACTAATCtgtataaacaatattaaataaatgcaacctTCCATAAATATCATTGATAGGGGACATCTTTAACCCTTATCAGTGTTAAAATCAAGATTTCTTGACAATTACAAGAAatctaaattacattaaaaaaaagataaaaattacataaaacatgATAGCAATAAAATCAGTAACACAAAAAATGTTCACTGTACTTTTACTCTAGTTAcattatattaatacattatttttatgttttcttcaTCATTTCATAATTGCATGTTATAAATTTCTGATTAGCTGAAAGCAGACATTCCTACTGTAAAGTGTCACCTATGCTGTATAAATTAATATAGTTAATACAGGGTAGGATTGATAAAAATCTTAAGCAAATAAACCACCTACTGTAAACAGAAACATGGCTTTAGTGCTGCTCATGTGTGACTCACTGtgatttatgtaatttgatttataatatgtCTCTCACTACATGTGTTACAGcatatacttttctttttttcctgtccACTGTTTCatcttttgtattttctttgttgcTTTCTTTACAATGTTATGTTaggttgaaaataaaaaaaaaaaaaaaaaaaaaaacgtgtattttaagcttatttgtgtacagtatgttgtcaattttgttgtgtttatttttgaagGTTTCCTTCCTACCAGTCCAAGTTATAAGGTACACATGGCTGAGCAGAGCGGTTTGGCAGAGACCCTGGTGTTGTCTCTGGCCTTGCTGGAAAATCAGTTTGAGGTGAAACTCAGAGTACTTCAGGCATTGCAGATGCTTTCTGGCTCTTCTGGTTGGTAATCTTTATCGTAGTCTGATTTCAAATTAATTATTCTTGTATTATTTCTAACCCAGTTAGGTTTTCACATGTCGTCCAAGTTTGATTCTGGCAAACATTGAAATGTAATgatctgtatgtacagtacttttcATATAGAATTGTTTACTggtattttagatattttttgtttttgtcctgtaggaattttgaataaatattttgtttttgtttttcagagatCAGCTGCAGCTTAATGCTGAAAGTAGAAGCTGCAAGTAAGCTTTGTTCTCGACTGAATGATCATGATCCTTCAGGAGAACTTCTGTTTCTTTCTTCTGAAATATTGTGGAACTTACTGGAAAAAGGTTGCAAAGAAGAAGTAACTTCCCAGCTTTGCAATCTTGACTGCAttaagtatgtattttttaaagtaactttattGAATTTTGTTTACAGTGTCTAGAacacatattattttaatattcctTCAAGATTTCACTGAACAATCAATTCTAGTGCAGAGATACCccaaatattgttatttactaCCAATACAGAGCACCAGAAAAGATCCTGGTGCTTggttaaaacacatttctgaaaaaaatggcTACATCCAGACATCCTTGAAGGGACCAGTCAGATACAAACCAGACTGTAGCTGGTAAAACTTAATCTAGAAGATAATATTCAAATTTAAGATATGCTAAAtcagagtttatttttttaaccactagAGGGTGCCATTAACTTACTAGGGATATAAAGCTGGGAGGTACAGTATGCTAAAGTCCTTGGCTTATTTgactttaaagaaagaaagaaattgattATGGTGTATGAGCTGTTTTTGATGGATACATTGTAATGATAACAATCTGATATCCTTGACTATTTCCATTGTAATGATAACAATCTGATATCCTTGACTATTTCGATGACTTATtttacagcagtgtttttttttttttttttttttttttttcatattgccgTACTTGAGAACCATTCTTTTAATTTTGATGAATGTTGTGTAGGCATACCTTAGCACTATGAAGGTTGCAATGATAGTTATACCACATACTGAGAATAAACCTTGCATTTTTATAGTACTGATATTTGTTTGGTACTTGAAAACTATATCTTCAGAATTACCTCTCTGGTTTTAATAAACTAGGACATTatgatattatattgtatatgcattttatttaggtCATGGGGACTGACTCCGACTTCTGACAACTtacatttttctctcttttagTGCTTTGAAAGAGGTATTTCTCAAACAGCTTTTAAATGGCTTCCGGCATTATGACCTACAACTTAGAAATGACCTGCTTGTGATAGCAACAGTAATTGCTGAAAACCCCAAAGCACCAATGATTGTAAGTTAATTGAGAAATGAATGGTGTGTTAAAGaacacactgcagtgtttacaagaatcATATTATTTTACCTCTGCTGTATCCTGTTCTTCATAgcagtatatttttaaacaataagtCACACAAGGAACACATTTCTGAACTTCAAGTCACAaacgttcaccaggagaaagaacATTTCAGTGCGCCCAAATAATTCTACGTCCTGCAGCAATGCTGGCATATTGTGGGAACAGGAAATGAGCATCGTACATGATCTATATACTAGCGATGGACAAGGAAAGCACGTAATGAATTGTTGCATTCTATTTAGAACCCATCAtgtgtgaataaaatatatataaaaaaaaaaaataggatttttttgAACAACAAATACAGCAAGGGTAAAGTAGTGCATTTCTGGTTAACACTGTATGCTGTTCTGTAGCATTTGTCTTTCTGTTCTGGtataatttaaaaagattaaaattcaaatgcatttgattaaaaacatatttaatgattCATGCATTTACAGTATACAAATGAGATGGCAATTTCTATTGCATGGTGTTGCTAATTTCTTTTCtaatgaaacagattttttttttttttttttgatgccaGGAAAGTGGATTTGCAAAACAGCTCATCTTGTTTGCAACATTCCCTGAaggtaaatatatgtataaaatatgtaacTATAATGATTATTCTGAATGTGAATTACTGACTTTTATGTTTAGTAATAGTGATGGATTATTTCATGTGGCGTATGAGTGAGCACTGATAACAAAATACTCTGGAGTGTTTTCATATTTCAGTAAGCTGTAGCACAATCATATTAATTACAAATCATAAGTTGCCATTATGCAactttaaagattatttttaatcaattactgtatattttatgctAGTTAAAAGCCACAACCCACTGGTCCGCAGCCTGAAactttcctttaaaaatgaaGACTTTGAGATGAAGAAGCTGCTGTTTAACCTAATTGTTGTCATGTCCAAGGATCTGTCTGCTATACAGGTAAGTGGTAACAGAAATTATTATACAGTTCTTGTCTTTATTACTGTACAGACAGGAAAATCTGTACTAATGGCTAATAatagtttttatatgtttttttcgTCATTATATTCAGGATTACACCACAGTGGAACTGGCCCCACTTTTTTgatactgtaacaaagtgcccgcccctgtgtatattatctgttatgtgttgcgtgtggtgtgtttaaatgttggtgtatagacattggtacatgggatataaacgggtctgtgtaacacgagtttttaaaaatgtatatgtgtatttaggcacgaggattgcacagcacttcacgtgcaagtaaaatgtagtaatatgtgagcacggggaattgcactttattaattcacgtgctgggattcaagtgaataattaataggtaattgaatcccagcacaatagtatatatagatgcacgttgtcacatactggggttgggtgttcggtgagcggagaacgggattggagacggaggaaataagtaaagtagtaataataataataataacaaagtatctgctcaccgtgtttgtcagtgtctgtccgtgcaccgttttgttaagtttagtctgtttttttgtttgtctatttattttggcgtagagtgccgggtcctgtgttttcgtgtttgtttaaaccttttattttgtaataaaccggcgccaacaggagtcttcatcatttcatttcatccgtcctgtgttttgtgtatttcattccttttcctggttctaacgccgcccacttggccgtctttgtgacagatacaTAGAACAAAATCATACATTATGCTGCAATAAAGGATTACACAGCTAACTTACtgactttattttagataatacCTTTCCAAAATGACAAAATTTTGTTGAAATACACTTTGTTTCAGTTTGATTTCACTGGTCACctgtaccttttttaaaatttaaacccAAAGCTTTTTACATCCAGAAGATTATACTGTGGAATGGTGCTAatgcaaattacattaaaaatttTTTACAGGTATTTTACAAGCACTTGTCGCATAATCACTATAACTTTAGAGCTGGTTGTGTGTAAATCAGTAAAATTGTCTCTAGTACTATTTATACAGCAATCAATGAGGTCTTGACATTTATCCACTTGGGTTTCAATTCATTTCCTAACACACTCAACCAGCCTTAAAGTTATCACTTAAACAACTATCATTCTCTTAATCAGGGACATTGTTGGTGgtgcacatattttatttaactttagtTTGTTATATTGCTCTCTTTCCTGCATTGGCTCCCACCAAGTGCTGTGCATGACTTCCACcagaacattttaatttataaatgtctTGGAGAAGTAGCCTCCTGTGGACAAGATGCACAAAAAAATACTAAGAAGGTTGCTCCTACCGTAATAAACATGGATTTAGAACTGACTGGGTGCTTGCCACGTTTTGTGTTTATGACTCGGCTGTGTTGCAAGCTAAAATAAATGATAGACCTaaaactatatttatatttacatataacaGTTTTAGACGAAAGGTTAAAGTTATTCTGCTTCTAAAACCTTACTGGATTTGAAAGATTGTGAATATTTAACCTTTACTGTTGATGTgctttgttgcatttttatttaaactttctCTTCCTACTACTataattctgtgtgtttttttttttttttttttttttttttgcagttgttcaATGAGGGTAAAGTCCTTTTGTCACTGTTTCATTATGTTAAACCAAATGATAAACCTGGACCCCGAGACTGGTCTGCAGCCCAGTATGAGGAACTGCAGCTTCATGCATTGGCTACACTGGCCACAGTTGCTCCTTTGTTGATTGATGACTATATGACCTGCCAAGGAAATACTCGTCTGCTTCTGTTACTTGAATGGTGTGTAAGTCaaggtaaaaaaatgttttacacttaCTTATTAAGTAATGACCATTAACAATGACccattaactgaaaacaaacacaaactctggcttgaaaagattaaaaataaaaatacattttaaaacatttatgtcAAACAGATGCCTTCTTTGGTCAGGGCAATAGCTTCCATGGTACTGGTGGCCGGGGGAACAAGAAATCACAGATGCGCTATTGTCTTAGACTCCTGAGGTCTGTGGTGTCTCTGAGTGATGAGACAGTAAACCATGATCTCTGTGATCAAGGAGCATTGGACCAGTTGCTGGGTAAGAAACATAACTGTGTACATTGTTATTTTATGCTTGTATTATTGTTATAGAAAGTGCATTattagtgcttttttaaaaatctaaataaaaaaaatgctttgtttaaaGGAAATGGTTGGCAAtagtaattatttaaaacaaagatacAGCAGTAGGTAAAATATCAGGATTGTGAAGCTGTGTAGCATAGAGGACATCTACCACTACTCagaacatacataaataatattcatttgtatacatttattttactaggAATCCTAAAGAAAACAGTAGGGGACTCTCAAGAGGAAGATACCATTTCACTAGAAATTAAGACTGACATTTTACTGATTGCATCAACACTTTGTGAAAATGATCTTCATAGAAAGGTGGGTTCAGATGTTCTTTTCAAATCTTTCAGAGTAGAAGGTAATCAAGTCATGAAAGGCTGTATACagcaatttacattaaaaaaagataccAGTTATAGGTTATAGAAACAGATATTTTTTAGCTAAGCTGGAATAACTAAAATGTTGTACTATAAGTAGAAACTGTTTATTAAGGTCTACACAGGCACTTGGTACCTGACTGTGGCTTTAGTTAAGCTCCCCAAGtcaaaattaagaaacaaaatgtttcttaaatgtgtgggttttttttacatggattgtACAGATGGTGCAATTTTATTGGCTGCCTATTGGGTACCCAAAGTGGGTTAATTGCAATTTGCTTTACACTGGTTGataatattattatgtattcaataatacagatatttaatttaacattaaaacaaacacacacacacgttacattactgttgtatttaaaatgttgtgtacGGTTCTGAACAATAGGTTCTTTCCACGGCTTTCAGTTAAACAGTTCATAGTAGCCTGTAGCCCAAAGAATGTTTCAAGAACATTCAGTTTACAAAGAGAAGCacaaattaattaaacataaCACAAATCTGACTGAGCTTGTGTTAATGAATAATTAtactctgagcacactcttaaacccaGGGGAGACAGAGATGTTaaaaactcctgtaagtggttttgttcataCACATGGTGtactatatgtccagacaactttttaataaacaagaaaatcacacagactcatttagtttgaagttttaatgaatcagagtagtAGTAATGCcctttcggtttattaaatgctttaaaaatttggattggttggttgcgcagaccaccatatatcccaagtaataagcaggctgggcgatccagtgcctttacaggtttaatagcattagtacttcaataaaGTAATACATATATGGCTAATT
This window harbors:
- the LOC121314995 gene encoding cilia- and flagella-associated protein 69-like; amino-acid sequence: MLHTGASFIAGTKVESRKQVAPVIKHIITDSDLGIREGVPLKALDLSYVTRLIEDPCSCNLKERHLNVLKKVVKRYQNGIPLKDLVEFFKILNLCAEKVKEHPDYIFPLCELLKLCGLKFLKVKISFPGEETNFVQIVTESISQMGFLMRVPSNQVRIQICNSIISFYKPKTSKQHVEGFLPTSPSYKVHMAEQSGLAETLVLSLALLENQFEVKLRVLQALQMLSGSSGCCSLMLKVEAASKLCSRLNDHDPSGELLFLSSEILWNLLEKGCKEEVTSQLCNLDCINALKEVFLKQLLNGFRHYDLQLRNDLLVIATVIAENPKAPMIESGFAKQLILFATFPEVKSHNPLVRSLKLSFKNEDFEMKKLLFNLIVVMSKDLSAIQLFNEGKVLLSLFHYVKPNDKPGPRDWSAAQYEELQLHALATLATVAPLLIDDYMTCQGNTRLLLLLEWCVSQDAFFGQGNSFHGTGGRGNKKSQMRYCLRLLRSVVSLSDETVNHDLCDQGALDQLLGILKKTVGDSQEEDTISLEIKTDILLIASTLCENDLHRKELFGSGGVEIIIALLKMDPAKFYSGLGHNKLILSTVDCIWSCIVGCYTTEDLFLEKGGVFLLLDLLASCPKTMHNVILGTLLEFCDNPKIISHINTWRGKKDMTAAVLLVHLWREEENELGVRRDEHGRIVDAKKPLLCSYQEEEKVVSLPANSASAAVMDVSENMRAKIYSVFCKLGFENLAGLSTEDYVTLAIISRYLDFKLGEVWNEISRELEEEGVRPVTPDAEALESIAKAAEDVGRKVATLQADMLENQQQQDLQDEQRIYTEIQMNHQQYELTNKSWDEYVARTSNYEILKNAKSLQVKAIESSKPKMRQQDAVFHPIQDTGLPTNFCGRLVTVDSTPAQLTGGPLANTDLALEQVSIRGGALQKTKVSKELEQYQMGSIAVK